A section of the Bacteroidota bacterium genome encodes:
- a CDS encoding ankyrin repeat domain-containing protein codes for MKLFQALFILTTLIFLYLPTYSTEQVATSVDLKTFTAPEMDAPAPQRIAPSADSLQKKFERAVWNNDTQTQRVLLTQGVDINHVNKQDGYASLHWAVERRLTQTVRLLLKNGADVNLYTHNAIGNDRTALHIAAELGHADIVRILLESGADISKKTNFGESVLHGVRLFVKNQDVVKQLIAHGADVNASTAFGATPLHAASLLGASSIVDLLISKGAAVDQPNKRGMTPLHHAAQQGHLDVLQKLVAANANLEAQTRTGDTAMHLAAKKGHSDVIQMLLNEGANPLSLNKFSKSPLTEARARSYDQVVQLLSDASDNTETEG; via the coding sequence GTTATTCCAGGCGCTATTCATTTTAACAACCCTGATTTTTCTATACCTCCCTACTTATTCAACTGAACAAGTAGCAACTTCGGTTGATTTGAAAACCTTTACAGCGCCTGAGATGGATGCGCCGGCACCACAGCGCATTGCCCCATCAGCGGACTCTCTACAAAAGAAATTTGAACGCGCCGTTTGGAATAACGACACCCAGACGCAGCGCGTACTGCTTACGCAGGGCGTAGACATCAACCACGTCAACAAACAAGACGGCTACGCTTCTTTACACTGGGCCGTTGAACGACGCCTTACCCAAACCGTCCGCCTTCTACTCAAAAATGGTGCTGACGTCAATCTTTATACGCATAATGCAATTGGTAACGACCGCACAGCGTTACACATAGCTGCTGAATTGGGGCACGCAGATATCGTTCGAATCTTGCTCGAATCGGGAGCAGACATCAGTAAGAAAACCAATTTTGGAGAGTCTGTCTTGCATGGCGTGCGCCTGTTTGTAAAAAACCAGGACGTAGTCAAACAACTCATAGCACACGGAGCCGATGTGAATGCCTCGACAGCATTTGGCGCAACGCCGTTGCATGCTGCATCGCTGCTCGGCGCATCCAGTATCGTTGACTTGCTCATCAGCAAAGGAGCGGCTGTCGACCAGCCCAACAAGCGAGGCATGACGCCGTTACATCACGCGGCGCAACAAGGGCATTTGGATGTGCTTCAGAAACTTGTTGCTGCCAATGCCAATCTGGAAGCACAAACCCGCACCGGTGACACTGCGATGCACCTGGCAGCAAAGAAGGGACATTCAGACGTGATCCAGATGTTGTTGAATGAAGGTGCAAATCCGCTCTCGCTCAACAAGTTCAGCAAATCACCACTCACGGAAGCACGAGCGCGATCATACGATCAGGTTGTGCAGTTGCTTAGTGATGCATCCGACAACACCGAGACCGAAGGGTAA